One stretch of Rosistilla oblonga DNA includes these proteins:
- a CDS encoding aminotransferase class I/II-fold pyridoxal phosphate-dependent enzyme — MSDQINLDGPAIDQSTEDPQPEPFQIRVANRVDRLPPYMFGRINAMLYQKRRDGSDVIDMGMGNPSDPPQTDVVEKLTEAAHDERNHGYSKSNGLLNLRREVCNKYERKYDVQLEADHEVIACLGSKEGFSHMCLALMGPGDTAIIPSPYFPIHMYAVILASGNVVTLDVFDPEKFLRNVEYTCQTFTPRPKLLIINYPHNPSAATIEPDFFVEVVRLAKKYGFMVIHDFAYADIGFDGYQPPSFLSAPGAKDVGVEFTTMSKGYNMAGWRVGFCAGNADMIRALGTIKGYYDYGMFQAVQIAAIVAMRDTEDAVAEQALVYQSRRDALVDGLRRIGWEIDPPKAGMFVWAKVPEQWRHMSTMDFAMMLLEKGDVAVSPGSGFGPAGEGYLRMSLVENEQRLRQAVRQISRCLDKQSALESEATT, encoded by the coding sequence ATGAGCGATCAGATCAATCTCGACGGACCTGCAATCGACCAATCGACCGAAGATCCGCAACCCGAGCCGTTTCAAATTCGTGTTGCCAATCGGGTCGATCGGTTGCCGCCGTACATGTTCGGGCGGATCAACGCGATGCTTTATCAAAAGCGTCGCGACGGTAGCGACGTAATCGATATGGGGATGGGTAATCCCTCCGATCCGCCGCAGACCGACGTCGTCGAGAAACTGACCGAAGCGGCTCACGATGAACGCAACCACGGCTACAGCAAATCGAACGGTTTGCTGAATCTCCGCCGCGAGGTCTGCAATAAGTACGAACGTAAATACGACGTGCAGCTGGAAGCCGATCACGAAGTCATCGCTTGCCTGGGAAGCAAGGAGGGATTTTCGCACATGTGCCTGGCTCTAATGGGGCCTGGTGACACCGCAATCATCCCATCTCCCTATTTCCCGATCCACATGTACGCGGTCATCTTGGCGTCGGGGAACGTCGTCACGCTGGACGTCTTCGACCCCGAGAAATTTCTCCGCAACGTCGAATACACCTGCCAGACTTTCACGCCGCGGCCGAAGTTGTTGATCATCAACTACCCGCACAATCCGTCGGCGGCGACGATCGAGCCCGACTTCTTCGTCGAGGTGGTGCGTCTGGCCAAGAAGTACGGGTTCATGGTGATCCACGACTTTGCCTACGCCGACATCGGCTTCGACGGCTACCAACCGCCCAGCTTCCTGTCCGCCCCCGGAGCCAAGGATGTTGGCGTCGAGTTCACGACGATGAGCAAGGGCTACAACATGGCTGGCTGGCGAGTCGGCTTCTGTGCTGGCAACGCCGACATGATCCGCGCCTTGGGAACGATCAAAGGCTACTACGATTACGGCATGTTCCAAGCGGTGCAGATCGCTGCGATCGTGGCGATGCGCGACACCGAAGACGCAGTCGCCGAGCAGGCGCTCGTCTACCAAAGTCGCCGCGATGCGCTGGTCGATGGGCTGCGACGGATCGGCTGGGAAATCGACCCACCCAAGGCGGGAATGTTCGTCTGGGCGAAGGTACCCGAACAGTGGCGTCATATGAGCACGATGGATTTCGCCATGATGCTGCTGGAGAAGGGGGACGTCGCCGTCAGCCCGGGCAGCGGATTTGGCCCCGCCGGCGAAGGCTACCTGCGGATGTCGCTCGTCGAAAACGAACAGCGTCTGCGCCAGGCGGTTCGCCAGATCTCGCGATGCTTGGACAAACAGAGTGCTCTGGAATCGGAGGCGACGACGTAA
- a CDS encoding PstS family phosphate ABC transporter substrate-binding protein: MRQTFGRTTLTAMLCIGFLTVAGCGSKKSGGDSDAGGPVVSDGEAVSQLTGKIAVEGSSTVSPITTQAKERFNEQHPDVTISITGEGTSNGFKSFAKKETDIQDASRPIKQKELDTCNENGMEFIEVPVAYDGLTIAVHPKNKFVKSLTVDQLKKIFRSGDSAKTWKEVDPQWPDKKISIFSPGTGSGTYDYFSEVVIGKEGSLRDDNQINLNEDDNILVRGVAGDEFAIGYFGYSYYDRNKNDLQAVPIINPAGEAVLPTAETIESGEYAPFSRPLFIYLNSESLDKVEVEIFVESYMTNIREIVAAANYVPLPESVYTAATHNIENRVAGTHYLTAEGEKREGSIINVFKPENLKK; encoded by the coding sequence ATGAGACAGACATTTGGCAGAACGACACTCACGGCAATGTTGTGCATTGGCTTCCTGACTGTCGCGGGATGCGGTTCGAAAAAGTCGGGCGGGGATTCCGACGCGGGTGGCCCCGTCGTTTCCGATGGCGAGGCCGTCTCGCAATTGACCGGCAAGATCGCCGTCGAGGGATCGAGCACCGTCTCGCCGATCACCACGCAAGCTAAAGAACGTTTCAACGAACAGCACCCCGACGTGACGATCTCGATCACGGGGGAAGGGACCAGCAACGGGTTCAAGTCGTTCGCCAAGAAGGAGACCGACATCCAGGACGCGTCGCGGCCGATCAAGCAGAAGGAACTCGACACCTGCAACGAAAACGGCATGGAGTTCATCGAAGTTCCCGTCGCTTACGACGGTTTGACGATCGCCGTGCATCCTAAAAACAAGTTCGTCAAATCGCTGACCGTCGACCAATTGAAGAAGATCTTCCGCTCGGGCGATTCGGCGAAGACGTGGAAAGAGGTCGATCCGCAATGGCCCGACAAGAAGATCTCGATCTTCTCGCCAGGAACCGGGTCGGGCACGTACGATTACTTCAGCGAAGTCGTGATCGGCAAAGAGGGTTCGCTCCGCGATGACAACCAGATCAACTTAAACGAAGACGACAACATCCTGGTCCGCGGCGTCGCTGGCGATGAATTTGCGATCGGCTACTTCGGTTACTCTTATTACGACCGGAACAAGAACGACCTGCAAGCGGTGCCGATCATCAACCCGGCCGGGGAAGCAGTGTTGCCGACCGCGGAGACGATCGAATCGGGAGAATATGCCCCTTTCAGCCGCCCGCTGTTCATCTACTTGAACTCCGAATCGCTGGACAAGGTCGAGGTGGAAATCTTCGTGGAATCGTACATGACGAACATTCGCGAAATTGTCGCCGCTGCGAACTATGTACCGCTTCCCGAAAGCGTCTATACTGCCGCCACACACAACATCGAAAACCGCGTTGCAGGAACCCATTACCTGACGGCTGAAGGTGAAAAACGCGAGGGTTCGATTATCAACGTCTTTAAGCCTGAGAATTTGAAAAAGTAA
- the pstC gene encoding phosphate ABC transporter permease subunit PstC, translating into MSSGTPVELPSALRKRRMRPSATSKRNQAFVVSLLTLCATLSIATTVGIVTILLTESFGFFSRIDLGDFLLGTEWTIGRSKNEADYKYGIWPLLLGTLRITLIAMAIAIPLGLTTAVYLSEYAPRWVRAILKPVLEILAGMPTVVLGYFAVVVITPSLLEPLGFKPYNAMSAGIAVGILCLPLVSSLAEDALQAVPRGLREAAYGLGGTRFDSVVKVVIPAAMSGIVSAFLLAFARAIGETMIVALAAGSIPTFTVDPRGPSQTMTGFIVEVFQSEDVIPGTIAYYSIYAVALTLFLLTFITTLIGQFVRRRYREAYE; encoded by the coding sequence GTGTCGAGTGGAACACCCGTCGAATTGCCCAGCGCGTTGCGGAAGCGACGCATGCGGCCCAGTGCAACGAGCAAGCGAAACCAAGCGTTTGTCGTCTCGCTACTGACTCTGTGCGCAACGCTTTCGATCGCAACCACCGTCGGCATCGTCACGATTTTGCTGACCGAATCGTTTGGATTCTTTTCGCGGATCGACCTCGGCGATTTCCTGCTGGGGACCGAATGGACGATCGGCCGATCGAAAAACGAAGCCGATTACAAATATGGAATCTGGCCGCTGCTGCTGGGTACCCTGCGGATCACGTTGATCGCGATGGCGATCGCGATCCCGCTGGGGCTGACAACAGCTGTCTACTTAAGTGAATACGCACCGCGATGGGTCCGAGCGATCCTGAAGCCTGTGCTTGAAATATTGGCCGGTATGCCAACCGTCGTGTTGGGATATTTTGCCGTCGTCGTGATCACGCCGTCGCTACTCGAACCGCTCGGCTTCAAGCCCTACAACGCCATGTCGGCGGGGATTGCTGTCGGCATCCTCTGCTTGCCGCTTGTCAGTTCGCTGGCCGAAGACGCTCTGCAAGCCGTTCCTCGCGGCCTTCGCGAGGCAGCTTATGGGCTTGGTGGCACGCGATTCGATAGCGTCGTGAAGGTAGTGATCCCCGCGGCGATGTCGGGAATCGTGTCGGCTTTCCTACTGGCCTTTGCCCGCGCGATCGGCGAAACGATGATCGTCGCTCTCGCCGCCGGTTCGATCCCCACGTTTACGGTGGACCCTCGTGGCCCCTCGCAAACGATGACCGGATTTATCGTCGAGGTCTTCCAGAGCGAAGACGTGATCCCCGGCACGATCGCCTATTATTCGATCTACGCCGTCGCCCTGACCCTCTTCCTGTTGACGTTCATCACAACATTGATTGGTCAGTTCGTCCGCCGCCGATACCGTGAGGCCTACGAATGA
- a CDS encoding PstA family ABC transporter permease, with amino-acid sequence MSEADYQVPAVDPQRAKNRHTISAIFRVACMLVAVQAVVILIVLLTTVFVRGVDQLSWDFLTGVHRDDNPDGSGLWPAIIGSIVICLICGAAALPIGIGTAIFLEEFKPRNKALAILHNLVQLNITNLAGVPSIVYGILGLTAFVYMFGLFGTYEANKAADLEFGAQRYYQVRTAAKTFVWIPVTDKTLRVLEIEEPIAARYPDGGDFTLNVIDRGATKPTDPTVLGQTVYRGSKASIFAKHPWHYLRLPFHKSVLSAGLTLALVVLPIVIISSQESIRAVPDTMRDAGLGLGCTRWQMVRTIVLPASIPGIMTGAILAMSRAVGEAAPLLAVMGGVVGKRNAPENLMDNAAAMPITIYNWARDDNPGFWELSATAIIVLLCLLLTMNSIAILLRYWAEKKFASR; translated from the coding sequence ATGAGCGAAGCCGATTACCAAGTTCCCGCGGTCGACCCGCAGCGAGCGAAGAACCGGCATACGATCAGTGCCATCTTTCGCGTTGCCTGCATGTTGGTCGCCGTTCAGGCTGTCGTGATCCTGATCGTCTTGTTGACGACGGTCTTCGTTCGCGGCGTCGACCAACTCTCCTGGGATTTCCTGACGGGCGTCCATCGCGACGACAACCCCGACGGCTCGGGGCTCTGGCCAGCGATCATCGGATCGATCGTGATCTGTTTGATCTGTGGCGCCGCGGCGCTGCCGATCGGGATCGGCACGGCGATCTTCTTGGAAGAGTTCAAACCGCGCAACAAGGCGCTGGCGATCCTGCACAATCTGGTGCAATTGAACATCACCAACCTCGCCGGCGTGCCGTCGATCGTCTACGGCATCCTCGGGCTAACCGCGTTTGTCTACATGTTTGGTCTGTTTGGAACCTACGAAGCCAACAAGGCGGCCGACTTGGAGTTTGGTGCACAGCGTTATTACCAGGTGCGAACTGCCGCCAAGACGTTCGTCTGGATTCCCGTCACCGACAAAACACTTCGCGTGCTGGAAATCGAAGAACCGATCGCTGCGAGGTATCCCGACGGCGGCGATTTCACACTCAACGTGATCGATCGCGGAGCGACTAAGCCAACCGACCCGACGGTACTGGGGCAGACGGTCTACCGCGGATCCAAAGCCAGCATCTTTGCCAAACACCCCTGGCATTACCTGCGTCTGCCGTTTCACAAGAGTGTCTTGTCGGCTGGCCTTACGCTGGCGCTAGTCGTGCTGCCGATCGTGATCATCTCCTCGCAGGAATCGATCCGCGCGGTTCCCGATACGATGCGCGACGCCGGCCTTGGGCTGGGTTGCACTCGCTGGCAGATGGTCCGCACGATCGTTTTGCCCGCTTCGATTCCTGGAATCATGACCGGGGCGATATTGGCGATGAGCCGCGCTGTAGGGGAAGCTGCGCCGCTGCTGGCGGTGATGGGGGGCGTGGTCGGCAAGCGAAATGCACCCGAAAATTTGATGGACAATGCCGCCGCGATGCCGATCACAATTTATAATTGGGCCCGCGACGATAACCCTGGATTCTGGGAGCTTTCGGCGACGGCGATTATCGTCCTGCTGTGCCTGCTGTTGACGATGAATTCGATCGCTATCTTGCTTCGCTACTGGGCAGAAAAGAAGTTCGCGTCGCGTTGA
- the pstB gene encoding phosphate ABC transporter ATP-binding protein PstB: MANDANQSPGESAEAAISTHNFNAWYGDFQALHDLSLQIPRNRVTAFIGPSGCGKSTFLRWINRMNDTVAIARASGSLQMGDLDLLSDRTDVVDLRRRIGIVFQKPNPFPKTIFENVAFGPRLHMRISRSELEELVEWALRKAAVWNEVKDRLNGPAFGLSGGQQQRLCIARAIATGPEVLLMDEPCSALDPASTLAIEDLIYELREQYTIVIVTHNMQQASRCSDQTAFFYEGKLIELGSTSQVFTKPSNKQTEDYVSGKFG; this comes from the coding sequence ATGGCCAATGACGCGAACCAGTCGCCTGGCGAAAGCGCCGAAGCCGCGATCAGCACCCACAACTTCAACGCCTGGTACGGCGATTTCCAGGCGTTGCACGATCTCTCGCTGCAGATCCCTCGAAATCGAGTGACTGCGTTTATCGGCCCCAGCGGTTGCGGCAAGAGTACGTTTTTGCGATGGATCAATCGCATGAACGATACGGTTGCGATCGCCCGTGCCAGCGGATCGCTGCAGATGGGCGACCTGGATCTGCTGTCGGATCGCACCGATGTCGTCGACCTTCGCCGGCGGATTGGGATCGTGTTCCAGAAGCCGAATCCATTCCCCAAGACGATCTTTGAAAACGTCGCCTTCGGGCCGCGGTTGCACATGCGGATCTCCCGCAGCGAACTCGAAGAACTTGTCGAATGGGCGCTCCGCAAAGCCGCTGTTTGGAACGAAGTCAAGGATCGGCTCAACGGGCCCGCCTTCGGTTTGTCCGGCGGCCAGCAACAACGGCTGTGCATCGCTCGAGCGATCGCGACGGGCCCCGAAGTGCTGTTGATGGACGAGCCCTGTTCGGCGCTGGATCCGGCTAGCACGCTGGCGATCGAAGATCTGATCTACGAACTGCGCGAACAATACACGATCGTGATCGTGACTCACAACATGCAGCAAGCGTCGCGGTGCAGCGACCAGACCGCTTTCTTTTACGAGGGCAAGCTGATCGAACTGGGGTCGACGTCACAGGTCTTCACCAAGCCATCGAACAAACAGACCGAAGACTACGTCAGCGGCAAATTTGGATAA
- the phoU gene encoding phosphate signaling complex protein PhoU has product MSDELKNKLRRSRHLQRSLDRLQSDLLSLFGIVEQMINKSVRSLYQRDINLADEVIKSDEIVDQREVAIEDDCLNLLALHQPVASDLRWTTTVIKVNSDLERMADLACNIAERAKALTHFPLFPIPDDFEPMVSEATTMVSRALDSFVESNTSLAFSVMRSDERVDELNRSLIQELREIMKRDPDSVEPALHCFSAARHLERIADLAENISEDVVFLVEGEIIRHKPEEHGRSTPRPDSDS; this is encoded by the coding sequence GTGTCGGACGAACTGAAGAACAAGCTCCGCCGATCTCGGCACCTGCAACGCAGTCTCGATCGCTTGCAATCCGATCTGCTGTCGCTGTTTGGGATCGTCGAACAGATGATCAACAAATCGGTCCGATCGCTGTACCAACGCGACATCAACCTGGCCGACGAGGTGATCAAGTCCGACGAGATCGTCGACCAACGCGAGGTGGCGATCGAAGACGACTGTCTGAATCTACTGGCTCTTCACCAACCGGTCGCCAGCGACTTGCGCTGGACCACGACGGTGATCAAGGTCAACAGCGACCTGGAGCGAATGGCCGACTTGGCTTGCAACATCGCCGAGCGAGCGAAGGCGTTGACCCATTTCCCGCTGTTCCCGATCCCCGACGACTTCGAACCGATGGTCAGCGAAGCGACGACGATGGTCAGCCGAGCGCTCGATTCGTTTGTCGAATCCAACACTTCGCTCGCTTTTAGTGTGATGCGGTCCGACGAGCGAGTCGACGAATTGAATCGCAGCCTGATCCAAGAACTGCGCGAGATCATGAAACGCGATCCCGATTCGGTCGAACCGGCACTGCACTGCTTCAGCGCCGCCCGCCACTTGGAACGGATCGCCGACCTCGCCGAAAACATCTCCGAAGATGTGGTCTTCCTGGTCGAGGGAGAGATCATTCGCCACAAGCCGGAAGAGCACGGCCGCAGCACGCCGCGCCCTGACAGCGACAGCTAA
- a CDS encoding DUF3500 domain-containing protein — translation MTRQPNAIDRRSFVRIASAATVAVPLAGSIARFAHGAPAARQPAESAVGELYSSLSEAQRGEICFDFNHSKRSEISANWHVTKHKIGDTFYSDKQRDLIDRVIRGVTSEDGYERFQRQMTSDHEGVHNYAIAIFGDPSTDQFQWELTGRHLTMRADGNSVPGAAFGGPLVYGHGVGNPKRSLFGYQTAVANEVFKSLDADQAKAALLEGFPGEWEVELQGSEGKFEGVAVADLSGEQKQLVEQTLRTIIAPYRETDVEEAMSILDTNGGVDQLRMAFYQDEDLLNDKVWDLWRIEGPNLVCHFRGAPHVHAYINIGVKKA, via the coding sequence ATGACCAGGCAACCCAACGCCATCGATCGTCGCTCGTTTGTTCGAATCGCTAGCGCCGCCACCGTTGCGGTCCCCTTGGCTGGCTCGATCGCTCGGTTTGCTCACGGTGCCCCGGCGGCTCGTCAGCCTGCTGAAAGCGCCGTCGGCGAACTCTACTCTTCGCTGTCCGAGGCGCAGCGCGGCGAGATCTGCTTCGACTTCAATCACTCCAAGCGAAGCGAGATCAGCGCCAACTGGCACGTCACCAAACACAAGATCGGCGACACTTTCTACAGCGACAAGCAACGCGATCTGATCGACCGCGTGATCCGCGGCGTGACCAGCGAAGATGGCTACGAGAGGTTCCAGCGACAGATGACCTCCGATCACGAAGGGGTCCACAATTATGCGATCGCGATTTTTGGCGATCCATCGACCGATCAGTTTCAGTGGGAACTGACAGGTCGCCACCTGACGATGCGAGCCGACGGGAACAGCGTCCCCGGCGCTGCCTTTGGCGGACCGTTGGTCTACGGCCACGGTGTCGGCAACCCGAAGCGCAGTCTATTCGGCTACCAGACAGCGGTCGCCAACGAGGTCTTCAAGTCGCTGGATGCCGACCAAGCCAAGGCGGCTCTGCTGGAAGGCTTCCCCGGTGAGTGGGAGGTCGAACTGCAGGGGAGCGAAGGGAAATTCGAAGGCGTTGCTGTCGCGGATCTCTCCGGCGAACAAAAGCAGCTCGTCGAACAGACACTGCGAACGATCATCGCTCCCTACCGCGAGACCGACGTCGAAGAAGCGATGTCGATTCTGGACACCAACGGCGGCGTCGATCAGTTGCGAATGGCCTTCTATCAAGACGAAGACCTATTAAACGACAAGGTCTGGGATCTGTGGCGAATCGAAGGCCCGAACTTGGTTTGCCATTTCCGCGGCGCACCTCACGTTCACGCCTACATCAACATCGGCGTCAAGAAGGCTTAA
- a CDS encoding fatty acid desaturase family protein, whose protein sequence is MRTVDQILNDAADGNRPATDESELPLPRFSRTRHIESVRALSDVNGWRTTGYLLFHWSLMIAAMFAAGYSGHWAVYLVAAFVVASRMQALGVMLHDGVHYLLYKNRSVNDVVCDLFIAFPIGMSTTLYRRTHFRHHRFANTEEDQDLAAQREEQEWFEWPKTRWGCFVTMLRSLLGINAHRSWILFKYWAPWNHLYRPVDAAFPMRARVLYVASMIAVYSGFAVAIKVSPRLTLSLMALYMFSGITLLNLINRVRATAEHLGTRQTHELNATRTVLPSLFERIMIAPYGVNYHLEHHLFPSVPGCNLSKLHDELMQDDEFCEHAHVTKTYVGVIRELMTPAPSNESAAPIA, encoded by the coding sequence ATGAGAACCGTTGATCAGATCCTGAACGATGCAGCCGATGGCAATCGGCCCGCGACCGATGAGAGCGAACTGCCGCTGCCCCGCTTCTCGCGAACGCGGCACATCGAAAGCGTGCGAGCCCTATCGGACGTCAACGGTTGGCGAACGACCGGCTATCTATTGTTCCATTGGTCGCTGATGATCGCCGCGATGTTCGCCGCCGGATACAGCGGCCACTGGGCGGTCTACCTGGTCGCGGCGTTTGTCGTCGCCAGCCGGATGCAGGCGTTGGGCGTGATGCTGCACGATGGAGTCCATTACCTGCTGTACAAGAACCGCAGCGTCAACGACGTCGTCTGCGACCTGTTTATCGCTTTCCCGATCGGGATGAGCACCACGCTATATCGCCGGACACACTTCCGTCACCATCGGTTTGCCAACACCGAAGAGGATCAAGATCTCGCGGCTCAGCGCGAAGAACAGGAATGGTTTGAATGGCCCAAGACCCGTTGGGGATGTTTTGTCACGATGCTCCGCAGCCTGCTGGGGATCAACGCGCACCGCAGTTGGATCCTCTTCAAATACTGGGCGCCGTGGAACCATTTGTATCGGCCTGTCGACGCCGCGTTCCCGATGCGAGCTCGCGTGCTGTACGTGGCGTCGATGATCGCCGTCTATTCCGGATTCGCCGTGGCGATCAAAGTTTCGCCACGCCTCACGCTCTCGTTGATGGCGTTATATATGTTTTCAGGGATCACGCTGCTGAATCTGATCAACCGCGTTCGCGCGACGGCGGAGCATCTAGGCACGCGGCAGACTCACGAACTGAACGCCACGCGGACCGTGCTGCCAAGCCTTTTCGAGCGGATCATGATCGCACCCTACGGCGTCAACTATCACCTGGAACATCATCTGTTCCCGTCGGTCCCCGGATGCAACCTTTCCAAATTGCACGACGAACTGATGCAGGACGATGAGTTCTGCGAGCACGCGCACGTCACGAAGACCTACGTCGGCGTGATCCGCGAACTGATGACACCTGCGCCGTCCAATGAATCAGCAGCTCCGATCGCCTAG
- a CDS encoding class I SAM-dependent methyltransferase — MNASESPNPPYFDVLLDRIASGDREAVTAFGRHVHWGLWDSPAAADGSAADYLQAAERMCQRICDAAKIQPPARIADVGCGFGGTIASLNERYQSLAMTGINIDPRQLQRAEEQVVPAADNQVQWTCADAASLPLDDAAFDAVLAVECIFHFDRPRFFAEASRILRPGGVLSLSDFVPQPQMADFMTGGAGAMSEAIRWTYGDVDMSCSLDGYEQLAAENGMRLLACEDVTEQTLPTYDFLCEGAQRWHDRHHAELFLQATGWLRKASRKKLIRYLILSFEKLGDRSC; from the coding sequence GTGAACGCATCCGAATCTCCCAACCCGCCCTACTTCGATGTTCTGTTAGACCGGATCGCGTCGGGCGATCGCGAGGCGGTGACCGCGTTTGGGCGGCATGTTCACTGGGGACTTTGGGATTCCCCCGCCGCCGCTGACGGAAGTGCCGCCGATTATCTGCAGGCGGCAGAGCGAATGTGTCAGCGGATCTGCGACGCCGCCAAGATCCAACCGCCCGCCCGGATCGCCGATGTCGGTTGCGGTTTCGGCGGCACGATCGCGAGCCTGAACGAGCGGTACCAGTCGCTGGCGATGACGGGGATCAACATCGATCCGCGGCAATTGCAGCGGGCTGAGGAACAGGTGGTCCCGGCGGCGGACAACCAGGTCCAGTGGACCTGTGCCGACGCGGCGTCGCTGCCACTGGACGATGCAGCGTTTGATGCCGTGCTGGCTGTCGAGTGTATCTTTCACTTCGATCGGCCTCGCTTCTTTGCCGAAGCGTCTCGAATCCTGCGACCCGGCGGCGTGCTGAGCCTTTCCGATTTTGTCCCTCAGCCGCAGATGGCTGACTTCATGACCGGCGGCGCCGGTGCGATGAGCGAAGCGATCCGCTGGACCTACGGCGATGTCGACATGTCGTGCAGCCTCGACGGATACGAACAACTCGCCGCCGAAAACGGGATGCGGTTGTTGGCTTGCGAGGACGTGACCGAGCAGACTCTGCCAACCTACGACTTCTTGTGCGAAGGGGCGCAGCGATGGCACGACCGTCATCACGCCGAGCTGTTCCTGCAAGCGACGGGTTGGCTGCGGAAAGCGTCTCGCAAGAAATTGATCCGCTATCTGATCTTGAGCTTCGAAAAGCTAGGCGATCGGAGCTGCTGA
- a CDS encoding M20/M25/M40 family metallo-hydrolase — MSRSIPLDTQQAVDRVIRLMAIPGISGCETAVSEAIIAELTDAGAAIAQFSYDDANTRTRLAGEVGNLIFHLPGKSDLPARLLTAHMDTVPICEGAQPAREGDQIVSTDPATGLGADDRAGCAAILTAALEALKLKGDHPPLVFGWLIQEEVGLQGARNLDVGKIGDVGLAFNFDGGTVDKLTVGATGGERMEIKITGRPSHAGVAPEQGISAIAIASLAIARLHNDGWHGRIEKPEGRGTSNVGVIQGGQATNVVTPEVNLRVEARSHDSAMRTRIVDEIRSAFQWAATQVTAADGSVGQIEFSSHLDYDSFRIDDDAPSVRMAAAAVEQLGRKPYTELAGGGLDANWLYKHGIPAVTLGCGQRNIHTANETLEIDDYLDACRVAIALACDTTSGV; from the coding sequence ATGTCGAGATCTATTCCATTGGACACCCAGCAAGCTGTCGATCGCGTGATCCGATTGATGGCGATCCCCGGCATCAGCGGCTGCGAGACGGCGGTCTCCGAAGCGATCATCGCCGAACTGACCGACGCCGGCGCCGCGATCGCTCAGTTCAGCTACGACGACGCCAACACGCGAACTCGGCTGGCGGGTGAAGTCGGTAACCTGATCTTCCATCTGCCCGGCAAGTCGGACCTGCCGGCGCGTCTGTTGACCGCACACATGGACACCGTGCCGATCTGCGAAGGCGCTCAACCGGCTCGCGAAGGGGACCAGATCGTCTCGACCGATCCGGCGACTGGCTTAGGGGCCGACGATCGTGCCGGCTGTGCTGCGATCCTGACCGCGGCGCTCGAAGCGCTCAAGCTGAAAGGCGATCACCCGCCGCTGGTCTTCGGTTGGTTGATCCAAGAAGAAGTCGGTCTGCAGGGGGCGCGAAACCTCGACGTCGGCAAGATCGGCGACGTCGGCTTGGCCTTCAACTTCGATGGCGGCACCGTCGACAAGTTGACAGTTGGTGCGACCGGCGGCGAGCGGATGGAGATCAAGATCACCGGACGCCCCAGCCACGCCGGAGTCGCTCCCGAACAAGGGATCAGCGCGATCGCCATCGCAAGTCTCGCGATCGCTCGCCTGCACAACGACGGCTGGCACGGCCGCATCGAGAAACCCGAGGGCCGCGGCACCAGCAACGTCGGCGTGATCCAAGGCGGCCAGGCGACCAACGTCGTCACTCCCGAAGTCAATCTTCGCGTCGAGGCTCGCAGCCACGATTCGGCGATGCGAACGCGGATCGTCGACGAGATCCGATCGGCTTTCCAATGGGCTGCGACGCAGGTTACCGCCGCCGATGGCTCGGTCGGCCAGATCGAATTCAGCTCGCACCTGGATTACGATTCGTTCCGTATCGACGACGACGCTCCCAGCGTTCGCATGGCGGCGGCGGCTGTTGAACAATTAGGCCGCAAGCCCTACACCGAATTGGCAGGGGGCGGCCTGGATGCCAACTGGCTCTACAAGCATGGCATCCCCGCGGTCACTTTGGGCTGTGGCCAACGGAACATTCACACCGCCAATGAAACGCTCGAAATCGATGACTACCTGGACGCCTGCCGCGTGGCGATCGCGTTGGCTTGCGACACGACGAGTGGCGTGTAA
- a CDS encoding (2Fe-2S)-binding protein: protein MELDDELCLCFHVTKRKVVNFIRIRKPVKASQLSECFGAGTGCGWCRPFLQRLLEQSAQQIEQPDDGLPDTDAYASGRQQHRKNKGLT from the coding sequence ATGGAACTCGACGACGAACTGTGCCTCTGTTTTCACGTCACCAAACGGAAGGTCGTGAACTTCATCCGCATCCGCAAGCCTGTCAAAGCGAGCCAGTTGAGCGAGTGTTTTGGCGCGGGGACCGGTTGCGGTTGGTGCCGTCCGTTTCTGCAGCGGTTGCTGGAGCAATCGGCCCAGCAGATCGAACAACCCGACGACGGCCTGCCCGATACCGACGCTTACGCTTCGGGACGCCAACAGCATCGCAAGAACAAAGGACTCACCTGA